The genomic region TACAAACATGCAatattaaagaacatttttttcttaatatatcttCTAGTTATTTCCCATAgggtattttttccattttaaaattgaaaagaatgttacaagtttaaatataaatattgttcATGACAtatgaatatttgttttaatagcattttttcattttgtgattAAAAACCACTACTTAGTACCAGATTGGATTTTTGCTGTATCGTATAATAttcagttttacattttttactctAGGGAGGAAAAATTGtccaatttccttattgaaatggaagaaattatttcatatttccttTATCCAGCAATACTGTGCAAAACAATAGCAAGAGTATTCATTGTTAAGActtcaaaaaaattaacacatttagctttttgttttgtcgGGAGTCAGAAAATTCAATGcttttatggaaaataaatttaagttgAAAGAAATAGTAAACTAATTTTATTACATAATAATGGAAGAAAGATtgctctttaaaaatatgtaagacTTTGTAGAATATGTGAGAAATTGAAGTGAGATTATCAAGTAAGGAGCTATGTTAGTGAGTTAAATATTGGTGAGGGTGCTAGATACCACCCTTACTACCAGGTAAGAAATCAATCCAGTGTCAAAATGAAATTGCTCTCACATTCCAACATTTATTAGTAAGTaagtaactgagaaattaaggttaacaaatgattatgattactgaattctTATACAGACATCTCTTTtaactttctagtatattagaatagccagaggtgAAAAgttgaaattactgaactgtaatccagatgccttgatctttgatagtgATGctgtaactatatagcctttattttgtgattgcaaaaaccttgtgactgacacccacTTGTACatccttatcctgtttttcaactttggcaatttatgatcactaaagaccgCCCTTAATATTTATTAGTGAAAGGTCTTGAGTCAACCCAGAAAGAACTCACActaattccaaaactatcttgctagacagagctggatctaaccataattggcccacctgacatggGCAGTAGCTTAAATGTTAACAAATATGTGACCTACCCCTCATTATAATTCTAAAAATCATACCCATCATCATATCAAGGCCACTATTTTCCTACATATATTCTgggactaagcatgtaatcaatatgCTCATACTCAATATTTAGATCATCTTGAACCTCCTCATCTCATGCCATTTTGCTTATTATCCGAAAGTCTACCCaccttttgatactataaaactatcagagttactgcagtttggggagacagattctTAGGctaataggccatctgatctcctgctttgcacttaGCAATAAATTCTTCCTCTCTTTGAAACCGTGGTATCTCAGGAATTGGTGATTTGAGCACATCGGGCAGACAACCCACCACTTTCAATTGTATCAATTagtcttgaaatattttcttatatcttTGTAGAAGTTTTATGAAAtaccatttctctctctttttaagttGTTTACCTAATACCATGTGtatgctaaaaacaaacaaatgaaaaaccccacaaaacccAAAACCAAATGTTCTTCATGGCCAAGTCAAGGCAAATATTCTCTTGTGACAGAATTCAGCTAAACTTCTAAGCTGTAAAGAACCTTGGATTTGCATCAACAGTTGCTCCCCAAACTTTTTATTCATCAAGACAAAGACAACATGACTAAACTTTCAAATGACattgtgctgctttgaatgtattatgtcccccagaaaaagacatattctttgatgcaatcttgtggggcagacagaatagtggggattaagttggaacgtttggattaggttgtttgcatggagatgtgccccacccaactctagatgataactgatgggctatttccatggaggcatggccccacccattcagggtgggacttgatcagtgcagccatataaatgagctgactcaaagagaaggaactcagtgcagctgtgagtgatgttttgaagaggagctacagccaagagggacactttgaagaatgcataggagctgcagatgagagacggtttgaagatagccattgtaagcagactcttgctccagaaaagctaagagaggacagataccccaagtgcagctgtgagtgatgttttgaagaggagcaagcttgctagagaggaacatcctgggagaaagccattttgaaaccagaactttggagcagatgccagccacgtgccttctcagctaacagatgttttctggacgccattggccatcctccagtgaaggtaccccattactgatgtgttatcttggacactttatggccttaagactgtaactgtgtagccaaataaaccccctttttataaaagccaatccatctctggtgttttgcattccgcagcattagcaaactagaacagacatggATCCTTACTCCCAGGGCAATCACATGTCCTGGTTTATTCCTATTGTCACAGATCCCTGTCTCATTTTGCAATTGTCTcacatttttcacttttaatttataACCAGAAATAGTTGCACTAAACGTTAGCCATGAATGGTTTGGAAGAGAACCACTTACTTTCCATCTAGTGGAGTATAAGTCACATATACCATGAACACACTTTCAGTTTAAAGGATTGTTAAATCCTGAAGAAGGTAAGATTtatcctacccccccccccacccctcacacaCACCCTTTCTAAACTGCACTAAAATCATGCTTTCAAGAACAGCACGAAGACCAATAGCTGGAAAGCAAATTACCTTCAGACACAGGGGATTGGCTGGTCAAAACTTTAATTATGGGTGATAGGTCATTTGTTGTCAAAATCTAGCGAGTACCTCTCTGTGTAAACCAAATTGACAACTGGACTCACTGCCCACCGTgctacgtgagacatgactcccgaggctataaatctccctggcaatgtggggcctGACTCcagaggatgagcctggaccaaaAGGGTAAGAGAAATGCAacaagtaaagtttcaggggctgagatttcaaatggagttgagaggtctatCTGGAAGTTATTCTAAtgcaatatatatatgtatatatatgtgtatatatatatatatatatatatatatatatatatatatataatagtttttagtgtattagaataaatagaaggaaatacctgaaactgttgaaccacaaccctgtagccttgattcttgaggatgagtatattactatatagcttatacagtgtgaccatgtgattgtgaaaactttgtggctcacatacacttcctttatccagtgtatagacagaagagtagaaaaatggggagaaaaaagtaaataaataatagggggatatggggaagatggaatgttttgggtgttcttttttacttttaatgtcatttttatttttattaattttttttggagtactgaaaatgttcaaaaattgattgtggtattgaatgcacaactatatgatgatagtgtggacaaatgattgtacactttggatgattctatggtatatgactatatctcaataaaattgtaaggaaaaaaataaatgaggaaactgggaaagaaaaaaaatctcacctCTAGTGCTATGGATTCTGACACAGCCTGTCAGATGATGTATCAGTATTCACCAGGCCATCAGTAGGCAGGGTCAGTGGGAAATTGGAGAATTTCTGGTTAACAATACCTGAAACACATACATGAAATTGAGCCCGAGAATTTCCACTTTAGAACATATCAAGAATTATCCGTATGATATTGCCTCAGAGGCTTGACCACTTATTGGATTGTGTAAATGtacaattatttattttgctgttaGGGATAcctttctctttgaaattttgCAAAGACCTTTCAGGAGTAATGCATTGATGGTGAAGATATAACTTGTTCATACATTTGAAGACATTTACTATCCAACACGGGTGCCAGTGATATCACTGaccaaataaaaagcaaaagacatAACTTTGCTAAAGAAGGATCAGTGTCTACTCCAAAATAGtcaaaattttaagaatatttcttGCAAAGATGATGATTTATCATTACTACTTGCTTAAGATGTGTTAAAATGTCACCATGAtgcatacattttaattttggtcAAATAaccattcaaaattattttagctcATGTTAAACCCAAAGGTTTTTTGTGCATGTACCAAAGACATAAAGAGAAGGCTGATGAAGTGTCCCTCCATTAAAAGAAGGAAGATATCACAAAGAATTAGATGGATCTAACTTTATATCAGTATTTGTCAAAtgcttcaaaaaagaaaatgagttaaTTCCAATACTAGTTTGATTTCTACACACAGTTCAAAGAATCAACTAAATTTATCAAatgtttaaaatgctattttgagCATAGTAAGGTAAATTCAGTTAAAAAGTTATTATTTATCATAAAATTGCTTGTCGcagtaataaaatgaataaaaattttggtaatggataacATGGTGAACAAATAAAGTAAGGTTCCTAGGGAGCAGAAATGCTATTATATTAATGATAAACATGTAATTCATATTACATCCAAAGAAGCTGTATTCTATCAGTCAAAATGGAAgctgtagttttaaaaattaaaaacattctttaataCCTAGAGTAAGTTACTTTGACAATCAACGTTTTTCCTTACTTTGCTCATCTCCATGTCTACTTCTGTCTGTTTTTATTAATAACTTTAAGCcattttttgttgattttagatCATTATAAGTAATTTTCCCCCTACTTCTTGCTAGGGCCATTATTTTTCCATGTTAGATTATCAATCCTTATTCCACTTCTTACATTACTTCTGCATCCAGTAATACTACTTTCCTCTATCCAAGGAAAAGTCGGTGACATTTTGCAGGCTGCCCCCCTTATTCTCTACCAGAACTTACCAAAATGGGAATGGAGTTTACAGGATTATGGCGATGTCACATGAATTTCGCAAtttcacttttttgtttgtttgtttcctaaaGAATCCCTTCTAAGAGCAACAGGTGTTTTTGTAGGGAGGTTAGAAGGAAGATAAGTAATCTAAAAAGTTACATGATAATTTTCTCTTgggattccttttttatttttaatttattaacaaGAAGTGGACTCTTCAATTTTTGGTTGCTTATTGAATTCATAATGTGAGGTATGAGAAATAGTCTTACAAATCTgaactattattatttatatggTTAGTTATTGAGGAAGAGATTGTCTTGCTACTTACTATCTTGAATCATAAACCTCAATAAGCTGAATAACATTTATAATGATGATTAAAATTAATGGCATAAGATTTTTCATAATTCAGGATCTCTGAAAATTTCCTTGTGAACTGTGCATCATCAAATATTTCTCTATTAGCTTATAGTTGGTTATGATAAGTATACACAGTATTTTGAAGACAAACAAGTTCACAATTTCTTATCCTTTTTCCCTCaagctataattttattttacctttatacTTCATTATGTATACCTCTCACGAGTCTAGATCCAATAAGTGTTTTCACATGTTCAGATGAAGAAATTTCTGTATTACCAATGGTACTCTGGGCTCTTTGGTTAAACTAAGactgcatattaaaaaaataaagcgtAGCAAAGAACAACAAAAGAAGACAATTTAAGAGAAGATATTCTGCCAGCTCTTTGATCTATATCCTTGACAAATCTCTAATCCTCATTGTCTCCATATTCATGTCTGAATAAGTCTATAATACACAATATTTGCTTTCTTTCAGGGCTGTTTGACTAGCAAATGAAAATGTTGTATCCGAAATTCCTTTTGCCTTCTTTTAAATCTTGATTCTTCCACTTAGGATCTCAGACAAGCTATGGTGAATAGTTTCACGGAGACTGCAACAACCTTAGCACAAACGGCATCTTTCTTCATTCATATgcaacttttctttcattttctatctgGGCATCTCTGAGATCACAACTAAGAAAAGAGCAGTAGCCCACTGTGACTCCTCCTTTGCACAATTGTGAAGTTCCAGGAAGTTAGTGCACATGCGGAACAATGATCAAGCAATGGGAGATAGAAACTGATGGTTAAATGCTTATCTCTGTTGATCATATATGGGTAGACAATTCTGAGAGTCATTCTATACATTCCAAAAAGATCCTGGCAGATTGATTCCTAGGTGCCCATCatataatcaattttaaaagcaTGCACTTTTAtgggattttctctttctttcttatatCCACACCTCCTTcctgggttcatgtgtcaaataAACTGCCTGCACCTGTGTACTTGTTTTTAATTCTGCTTTTGGGGGGAATCAGGCTAAGACTAAGTATACACATGTTTGCTCCATCCTGCTAAGGAATTTAAAATGCTAAGGTTTTATTAATCATcatgttttattatttgatttattATAATATACTACTTGCTGGCATCCTCAGTACTTTATTGTTTCCTGAAATACTTAACTGGTGAAGGCTAAATGTAGTATAATTTAATTCCACTTTTGTTGAGATGaatttgaaagatattatttCTGATATCAAAAGTGTGTGGTGTTCTTAGCTTATTTCAGGTAAGACTTTAGAAAAGCATCAGGAGGGAATCTCATACCCCCAGAATGCACTCACTCAAACCTGGTACCACTGGGATTCTCTTCATGCATATGTGCACTTAATGCTCAGGGATTCCTCACCAAGGGAATGCAGGGATTCTGGCACTTCTACTAACCTACAAGGAGCAAATAATCTGCCCGAGGAGTTTTTAAGCCTCATATTTTCTGCTAACTGAAAATCCACAAACagattctgtattattttttgaaGTTTCTGTCTATGTATACAACTCACTGTTTAAAGTATATCGCATTATTGTTGCCAGCATCCTCAGTGTATGtacaaatttctttctttaccttaaTCAGCAGAGGTGCACGTCTCCCTCTTTGAGGCATGCCTCATTGCTGTTGAGAAATGTCTGTGCATACAAAATAGGGATTTCAAGAAAATGACTATTTCAATCAGGAATCTATCCATTATCAACAAAACCTTGCTCAAATGGATCAAATTTTAAGTGCCCAACATCCATTGCATAGTTGTATTGACTTGGTTGTAACCACCCAAATCCCTGAATGCAAAACaactgtaaatacatttttaaaaataatatggcaAACAATATATTTCAATGCaagattaaatatttattgataagaattttaattttcaactGATTTTGGAGGAAATTCGAATTCATTATATTCTATCAACAGTGCTAGGTCTTCAGACTTAATTTTGGTTTATTGAATTTCATACTGTGTCAGAAGTTGTCTGACAACCAGTGCTTCAACATTTGACAAGTAGATATCCTAAAGATGGGAGAAAATAAGGACAATGGTATGTGATGAGAATGAAAATAATGGATGTTCTGACTATAGATTTTGACATCAATAGTCAAAAGAATCTGGTACTTAGCAAGTTGAAGGATAGAAGCCAGGCCTACAGATTGGTCTATAACAAGAAGACTAGCAGCTCCCAGAAGGAAAGTAGGATGGGCAGCATAATCCAGATCGATATCCCAGGAAAGGGAAGCCACGGACTCCACAACCTAGTGATCTGAAACCAGTAACTCCACAGCCCAGTGAGTAGCAGCTTCTTGATCCATAGCCCAGTGGCCTTGAGTAAGTCGGCTGGCAGGGACTGCAGAGATTGGCGATCCTGGGGCGGTAGCAGGATGTCTGGCAGGGGTTGGACACCACGCAGGATGTCTGGCAGCTGCTGGGCTTGAAGCAGGTCTCCTGACAGCCCCTGTAGAGAGAGGAGCCCAGTGGGCAGGTGCTGAGAGAGCAGAGGTCAGTGCTGTAGACCAGGTTGCTGGGGCAGGAGGAGCCTGGGTACCGGAGGGGGCTCCCAAGAGAGCAGGAGGAGAAGTTTCCAGGGCAGCAGTCAGAACACATGTTGATGGGAGAAGTGAGTTCAGCTGAGTTCAGCAGAGAAGATCTGTGTTTTAATGTTACCTTCAGGACTGCGGCATTTATATTCTCTCACCCATAGGTGTGGCACAGTACAGGGTCATGGTTCTTAACTTGGACTCACTCATTTGCATATGTGTAACTCAACAATCTCTCTAATTGCAGTTGTGTTTAAACAGATTTCCCATATATTATGTTTATTGGTGTTATAATTTTGTTGTGATAGTGC from Choloepus didactylus isolate mChoDid1 chromosome 1, mChoDid1.pri, whole genome shotgun sequence harbors:
- the LOC119525224 gene encoding keratin-associated protein 13-1-like, which gives rise to MCSDCCPGNFSSCSLGSPLRYPGSSCPSNLVYSTDLCSLSTCPLGSSLYRGCQETCFKPSSCQTSCVVSNPCQTSCYRPRIANLCSPCQPTYSRPLGYGSRSCYSLGCGVTGFRSLGCGVRGFPFLGYRSGLCCPSYFPSGSC